The stretch of DNA CCGGCGCCGGGGGGGACGGCCTCTTCTTGAAACCGATGATCCCTACGCGACTTTGGAAAAATTGATAAGCATCCGCTATCCGGTTTACGCCGAGTCAGACATCGTTATCGACAGTAATGATGAAACGCCGACGACGACCACCAAGCGCGTTGCCGAAGCCGTAGACGCCTTTATCAAACGCAAAGTCGGCCCCCGGGAGAACCCATGACCGGCCGCGATGACATAAAACGGCCGGCTGTTGACAGCCTGAGGGTAGAGCTGGGGCCTCGCAGCTATGATATTATCATCGGGGAGCGTCTGCTGGCCGACGCCGGTCGTTACATGTCCTCGCTGAAGGACGTGGTTGTAGTCACCGATTCGACCGTCGCCGGGCATTATCTGGCGGCGGTGGAAGAGTCCCTGGGCGACGCCCGCATCCGCCGTTCCAGCATCGTTCTTGAGGCCGGCGAGAGGACCAAGGACTTTGACCATCTGCGGGAATTGACGGACGGATTGCTGGACAGAGGCGTGGAGCGGACCACTACCCTGATTGCGCTGGGCGGCGGCGTGATCGGCGATATTACCGGCTTTGCCGCCGCCATCACCTTGCGCGGACTTCCCTTTATCCAGATTCCGACCACCTTGCTGGCTCAGGTTGACAGCTCGGTGGGCGGCAAGACCGGCATCAATTGTCGTCACGGCAAGAATCTGATCGGCGCCTTTCACCAGCCGGCGCTGGTGCTGGCCGACATCAAAACGCTGGACACCCTGACGCCGCGTGATCTGCTTGCCGGATATGCCGAGGTGGTAAAATATGGCTTGATCAACGACGCCGATTTTTTTTCATGGCTGGAAAATAACGCCGCCGGCATGCTTGAAGGCGACAGCGCGGCCAGACGTCACGCCGTTCTGACAAGTTGCGCCGCCAAGGCCGCTATTGTCGCCGAGGACGAGAGGGAAGCGGATCGCCGCGCCCTGCTCAACCTGGGGCACACCTTCGGTCATGCCCTGGAGGCCGAGACCGGCTATTCCGGCGCGTTGCTTCACGGCGAGGCGGTGGCTGTCGGCATTTGTCTGGCCTTTAGTTTATCGGAGCGCATGGGCCTGTGCCGGCCTGCGGATGCCGAGCGCGTACGCAGGCATCTTGACGCCGTAGGCCTGCCGACCGGCCTCGGCGACATCGCCGCTCCGTCGTGGACAGCCGACGGCCTGATCGCCCACATGGCGCGGGACAAGAAGGTCAGGGACGGCAAGCTTACCCTCATTCTGGCTCACGGCATCGGCCGATCTTTTATTACCGGCGAAGCGACGCACAATGATATTCACGCCCTGCTGAAGGACGCTCTTATTAAACCTCGCCCCATCAACATCATTTAGGGTCCAAACTATGATGGTTTCCATGATCGCCATCGCCGTTTTACTGTTGTTTTCCGCCTTTTTCTCCTGCTCCGAAACGGCGCTGACCGCCGCCTCGCGGCCGTTGATGTACCAACTGGAAAAGAAAGGCAGCGCCCGCGCCGCCGTCGTCAACCGTCTGCGCGAGAAAAAAGAACTGCTGATCGGCACTATTCTTCTCGGCAACAATCTGGTGAACATTCTGGCGTCGGCCATGGCCACCAGCATTTTTATCTCACTCTACGGCGAAGCCGGCGTTGTCTACGCCACCATCTCGATGACGCTGCTGGTGCTGATCTTCGGCGAGATCATGCCCAAGGTCTACGCCTTCAATAAAGCCAATCGCGTGGCGCTGGTCGTCGCGCCGTTAATAAGTGGTCTGGCGCTGATGTTGGCGCCGGCGACCAGAACGGTGAATCTGGTGGTGCGCGTTATTATGAAGATCGCAGGGGTCGATATCAGGGATGACCATGGGCTGGCCGCCACCGAGGAGGAATTGCGCGGCGCCATTGAACTGCACGGCGGCAAGGAACATTCGGTCGGGCATAAGCGCGACATGTTGCACAGCGTCCTCGATCTGGACAACGTACAGGTGGGCGAGATCATGGTGCATCGCAAGAACATGGTGACGATCAACGCCGATCAGCCTGTTCAGGCGATAGTCGATGAAATGCTGTCGAGTCCTTTTACCCGCATCCCGCTGTGGCGCGGACAACCCGATAATATCGTCGGCGTCCTGCACGCCAAGGCGCTGCTGAAAGCGGTGCGGGAACGCGGCGAGAAGCGATCTCCGCTGGACATCATGGCTCTGGCGACCAAGCCGTGGTTTATCCCTGAGTCAACTACCCTGCTGAATCAGCTTAACGCTTTTCGCCGCCGCCGCCAGCACTTCGCCTTGATGGTTAACGAGTACGGAAGCCTGATGGGCATCGTTACCCTTGATGACATTCTTGAGGAAATCGTCGGTGAAATCTCCGACGAACACGATATCGCCGCTACCGGCATTCGTCCTCAGTCCGACGGCAGTTACATCGTTGACGGCGTTGTCACCATCCGCGACCTTAACCGCCAGTTTTCGTGGAGCCTCCCTGATGAGGAGACGGCCACCATCGCCGGATTGATTATTCATGAATCGCGCCGCATCCCCGAGAGCGGACAGGCTTTTATGTTCCATGACTTCCGCTTCGAGATACTGAATCGCGTCCGTCATCAGATAACC from Rhodospirillales bacterium RIFCSPLOWO2_02_FULL_58_16 encodes:
- a CDS encoding 3-dehydroquinate synthase; this translates as MTGRDDIKRPAVDSLRVELGPRSYDIIIGERLLADAGRYMSSLKDVVVVTDSTVAGHYLAAVEESLGDARIRRSSIVLEAGERTKDFDHLRELTDGLLDRGVERTTTLIALGGGVIGDITGFAAAITLRGLPFIQIPTTLLAQVDSSVGGKTGINCRHGKNLIGAFHQPALVLADIKTLDTLTPRDLLAGYAEVVKYGLINDADFFSWLENNAAGMLEGDSAARRHAVLTSCAAKAAIVAEDEREADRRALLNLGHTFGHALEAETGYSGALLHGEAVAVGICLAFSLSERMGLCRPADAERVRRHLDAVGLPTGLGDIAAPSWTADGLIAHMARDKKVRDGKLTLILAHGIGRSFITGEATHNDIHALLKDALIKPRPINII